A window of Drosophila sulfurigaster albostrigata strain 15112-1811.04 chromosome X, ASM2355843v2, whole genome shotgun sequence genomic DNA:
CGTCACAATCCGATTCtctatattacaataaaaatgaatagagtatatcttttgcttgaaattaaTACTTTAACTTATGCTTAGAATGCATTCCTTAAATTGGATTTAATTAGGTTAACCTGGCAAATAGCCAGAAATCGCGTATGACCAGGGCAAACACAACTGTGGATTGCCACAGTTGCCAACTCAAAAAATCTCCGGTTTTCACCAGAATCTTTAAAgaccaaaatttgtttgtgttgctgatgttggccCACTtgatcaaattgaaatggaaacacTAAGCGAGTGATGAAATTAGCGTATTTCGAGAAAACAATCGATACGCCAACacatttttgattgtttataAGTGACTATCGTAAATCTGCcactttttcatattttgtactttttgtacttttgtgttaacaacacaaaaaaagttggGAAAAAGCCAACAGAATTTCTAAAAAAGCTAGAATTCCCGCTTTTCACAATTCCcgcaattcacaaatttttccCGCATTTAGCCTTCAAAAAAAGCCAGTTTTGACGGgaaaaaatccaaattggcagcactggTTCTCAGCTTCTTTACAACTAAATTTgaagtggttgttgttgttgttgctgatgtagttgttgttgtagtggtcGATATAGTTCTTGTTGTAGTGGTCAatgaagttgttgttattgttgttagcgtttgattaaaatgtttcaattcaatatatgaaataccaggcgaacatcaGTAAGCGGAAAGACCGAAAATAACTTGCTTACTGACTGGCGCCAACTTTCAAAAtacaatgaaattttttttttcaacctGAAAGTATGCCACACAAAATAGATTGCTTCTGACTTGCTTGCTgcttttcacaaatttttattgcatactttcagaATGTACAAATGTTATGGTGTTTGCAGTAGCAaaccatagatggcgctgcaaatgattttttctaaatttgcttgctgctgatttatgtttgCCTGGTATTTCACTTGCTGAATTGACACTTTTTAATCTTTCCTGGCAGCATCAaataaccaacaacaacaacaactgcatcgaccattacaacaacaacaactacatcagcagcaacaacaacaacaacaaccacaggtAAATTTAGGAGTAGAGAGAAGGTCGTCTCAGAGAAGGCCGACCGCATAGAGGATCGTATGTGGATCCTAAGCAAGTGACATTCTGCGTGGCTACTTGCTGCCTACTTCTGTTGTCCTggtagaatatttaaaatgttcaattttaACTGGCATGGTCAACAACAACGCCAtcgactacaacaacaactacatcgactactacaacaactgcATCGAccacattaacaacaacaattacatcagcaacaacaacaaccacaggtAAATTCAGGAGTAGAGAGATACTAAGAGCTCGGTGGTCATCTCAGAGAAGATCGCCCGCATGAAGGATCGTATGTGGATCCTAAGCAAGTGACTTTCTTCGTGGCTACTTGCTGCGTAATTCTGTTGACCTGGtagaatatttcaaatattaactTTTTTTGAAGTAGTAAGTAAACGTAAAGCAtggaaatttcaaaattcattaCTTACGTTACATGTCTTTAAGtgctttttatattatttatttaaatatataaattatttaaattcaaaaattaaattccaatatCCAAAGCCTATTGATAAATAGCATATTGCAATATGataatgaatgaattgttaatccttgaatgccaatcgatatgGACATATTTGAACTGAAAAATACGGCTTCCTTCGAAATATCCATTGACATCCTTCCGAGTTATAGCTACAATCAACATGTCCTggataaatattatatttccgCTATGTTTTCCATAGTTTAATTCTTTATTGTTCTTAGTGaatgtatatcaaataatgcacagtcaaaaaaaaaaaagacttatAAATGTATACCcttttacaatttgaaatatcaTAGGTTCTAAATTTCCCCCTGACAACGTTCGTTGTTTCCCACTCTCTCAAATTAATAATCACAATTTTGGCAATAGAGATAAATGATACTATTGGGGTATTAGAACCACGACCAACGACTTTTGGTCGCCGATGTGATGCGCCAGTATTTATCATCCCTGAGATACGGGCTGCAAtcgaaaacaaataatttcattatactATTCAAAGGTGAGGGCTTAAAGGTCAATTCGACTTACGTCTTTTCTTTCATGTTTTGTATCCATTGGGCTTTTAGCTCGGTCATGGAACCAGCTTTTCCGCCATATTCATTTGGCAGCATATCCCTGGGTATTTTCTCATAAAGACTGTCCAAGCCCTCGGTGTGATAGTGCATCTACAGAAAAGAGAAATAATGGCTACAGTTGGGGTTTGAATACAGATCGATGAGACTTTACCAACTGAAGAATCTCTTCGCGAATAAAAGGCTTCATCATGGCCATCATGCGATCGAGAAACGACGGACAGTTGATAATGTGCACAGCTTTGAGTCTCGATGGATATGCTTCCTGTAGAAATTTCATCTGGACGCGCAGCACAAAGATGGAAACATATGCCAGATGTCGCATCGTATAGCCATTGATGTCGACAATGTGTATATCGCCATCGGCGATATCGGCATCAGCTTGATCGCTCATTCGTTGCACTTCATCCGCATCCAAATTCGTGTCAATGTCCAGGGGAATGTCTGGTTCCGTAAAGCGCGTGTCACTCACCATAAAGAACACTTTGGCCTCCTGCTCCGTGTTGCGCTGCACAAAGAGAGATATCATTAAGTATGATATTAAAACCTGTAATTATTACTATATTACCGAGCGGGGATCGTAGTCAACCATGCGGAAGAATAGCAGCTTGTGGCGTTCCGGTGTTACGCCCGGCAGTAAAACCAGATCGCTGCAAAACGTTGAGGATTAGTTAGAGATTACTTGTGTACTTTCGAATAGTCATGATTAAGTCTGTCCATTAGCTATCTTTATGCCTCGGTAGAGCGTACTAA
This region includes:
- the LOC133848212 gene encoding alpha-tocopherol transfer protein-like, coding for MKMATPPKGQALEAVQTEVREWFEANPNLPEKIHPIVLRRFLKCMDYDVKKTKALIELNYNLRNKNTNIYIDRDLDDEKTAQALKASDLVLLPGVTPERHKLLFFRMVDYDPRSRNTEQEAKVFFMVSDTRFTEPDIPLDIDTNLDADEVQRMSDQADADIADGDIHIVDINGYTMRHLAYVSIFVLRVQMKFLQEAYPSRLKAVHIINCPSFLDRMMAMMKPFIREEILQLMHYHTEGLDSLYEKIPRDMLPNEYGGKAGSMTELKAQWIQNMKEKTPYLRDDKYWRITSATKSRWSWF